Below is a window of Bacilli bacterium PM5-9 DNA.
CATCATTACTTTCAAAAGTAATTGCAAATGTTGGTATACCAACTAAGGCAAAATTAATTAATGTAACTTGAATAGGTGTAAAAGGATAAGCAGAACCAATTAAGATTGCTAAAACAGTTAATAGTGCTGAATAAATTGTTTTAACAAAATAAACAGATGCTACTTTAGTAATATTGTTAACAACCCTTCTACCTTCATTAACAACATTTGGTAAATCATTAAAATCAGATTCAATTAAAACTAATTGTGAAACGCTTTTAGCAGCATCACTTCCCTGAGCAACTGCAATACTACAATCTGCTTCTTTTAAAGCTAATACATCATTGACACCATCTCCAGTCATTGCCACAGTATTAGTTTTTTTAAATTCTTCAATTAATAACTTTTTTTGATTAGGATTAGCTCTTCCAAATATTGTATAATTTTTTGCATTAAGAATTAAATCATCATCACTTATCTTTGATAAATCAAGATATTTATCGTAATTATCAATTCCTGAATCTTGAGCTATCTTTGATACAGTTATTGGATTATCACCAGAAATAACTTTAATATCAACATCTTGTTTTTTAAAATATTCCATTGTTTCTTTTACTTCTTTTCTAATTGGATCATCAAGTGATATTAAAGCAATTGGCTCTATATTTTTTAATAACTCACTATCTTTATTAACACCCTTAGCACTTGCTAACAAAATAACTCTTTTACTATCTTTTAAATATTCATCTATTTTTAAATCATTTACTAAAACATCTGGTGCACCCAAATAAAATGTCTCATTTTCATTAAAACTAACACTACTCCATTTTCTTTGTGATGAAAAGCTAGTTATTGCATAAACATCAATATCATTCTTTTTATCAAAATATCTTTCCATTGCCTTGAAAGTAGCATTGTTTTCTTTTGATACACCTAATATTGATTGCATAATATTTTTAATTTTATTATCATCATATTCACGATTAATTATTTTTAGTCCCTCAACACTCATTACACCTTCAGTTAGTGTTCCTGTTTTATCTAAACAAATCAAGTCAACTCTTGATAATGATTCTAAAGCATGTAACTCTTGAACTAAAACTTTCATTTTCGATAACCTTATTACCCCAGTTGCTAAAGAAGCAGTAATCAATAAAACTACACCAATAGGCAACATCCCAATAATTGAAGCACTTGTTGATACAACAGCATCATATAAAGTTCTAGGTTCAACATATAATGATCTAATAAATAGTAATAAACCTGCTGGTAAAATAAAAATAGTTATTATTTTTAAAATTTTATTCATTGAACCCATCAATACTGAAGAAATCTTTTTATGTTTTTTAGCTTCTTTTGAAATTTTTATTGCATAGTTTTCTTCACCAACATGTTCTACTTTAACATAAATTTTTCCACTAATTACATAACTTCCAGATAAAACTTGATCACTTTCTTTTTTTATTATTGGATCATACTCACCACTCAATAATGCTTCATTTATTTCAGCCTCACCTGCAACAACAATTCCATCGCAAATAATTTGATGATTAGCATCTATTATTAATAAATCATCAACAACTATTTTATTACTATCAATGATAAGTTCTTTACCATCTCTTATCACTGTGCATTTATCGACATTTAACAATGATAATTTTTCAACTAAACTTTTAGCAATTAACTCTTGAATTATTCCCACGGCAATATTTAAAACAATAATGAAAATAAACAACATATTTATATAGGCACCTACTAAGGCTAAAGCACAACCTATAAAAGCAATTATTATATTAAAAGGCGTAACTATATTATCTTTAAATATATTTAGAGTTGATTTAGTATAATTATCATCATAGTCATTAACTAAATTTTGACTAACTCTTTTTATAACCTCTTGCCTTGTTAAACCCATTTTAAATACATCTTGTTTATTCATTTAAAAACGCCCTTTCTTTATTTAAGTATAGACTATTAAAATAATTCAAACAATATTATTTTTATGTCCATAATCTAACAATATAATTATATTAATAATGTGGTATAATGAAAATATCATTAATTTAGATAATTTGTATTCTTTTAAGGAGTGCTTTATGGAAATATTTAGAAATTTCATTAACGATTTTAAATATAACTATTCAACCAATGATAGACTAATTACAATATTAGCATTTTCATTGTTTTTTCATTATATAATTACTGCACTCGTTATTTTTATTATCGCACTCTATGCAATAATAAAATGTGATTTAAAAAATATCATGAAAAAAATGATGTCAGCATGGTCTTTATTAGCATTCTCAGGATATTTATTGATAACATCACTATTTTATCAAAATTGGCTAGGTGCTTTAATAAGTGTTGGAATGTTTTTTGTATTTGTGGTTGTTATTTACTATCGCCAATACATTCATAAAAAACTATTTGAAAGTATTATAAATATTATGATAGTAATGAGTTTAGTTTGTGTAATAATAGCATTCTTTGAACAAGCATACTATGTTATCACTGTTGAAAACTTAGTAAACTTCTTTGATATTTCAAATAAACCCGAATTTAGAGTTAGAACTTTTTTCTTTAATGCTAACTACTATGCGATGATGATTTTATTTGCTGAGTCATTTTGTGTTTATAAAATTATTGATTCTAAAAAAAATAGAGAATTATATACAATAGCTGCCTTATTAAATATTATTGCATTATATTTAACTGGAAGTAGAATTGTTTGGTTAGGACTATTTTTAACTTGGTTTGTGATGTTTGTTGTTAGTAAGAAAAAGCCAGCTATAATCGCAACTATAGCCTTTGGTGTTACAACAGTAGCTGCATCAATATTAAAATTGCCTTTAATTCCTAGACTAATTGAATATGGAATTTCTTTAGGACGTCGTGCAACTATCTATAAAGCAGCCTTTATCATGATGAAGGATACCTGGCTATTTGGTAGAGGACCTTTAACTTATTATTATTTAAACCATAATTATTTAGATGATTATATCGCAAAATATGGATCGGCTGATCTAAATAAGTATGGAATTCAATCACAACACGTTCATTCAATGTTTTTAGAACCATTTATTTCATTTGGAGTAGTTGGCTCAATAACTTTTATTATTTATATGTTTGCCCAATTTAGAAGAATATGGCATCTTTACAAAAGTAAACTAAACCATTCTCTTGTTACATTAATTGTTGGGGCTGTGGTTGCTATGTTAAGTTCAAATACTATTGATTTTTCAATTTTTTGGGTTCAAACTGGTACATTATTTTTAATTATTTTAGGATCAAGTGATATTTATCGTGATAAAATAGTAGAACCAAATAAATTTAAAAGAAAGAAAAATAGCTAATATTTAATTAGCTAAATTATAAAATTATCCTAAAAGACACGAAAGTGTCTTTTTTATCTAAAAAAGAATTAGGAATCCTAATTCTTTTAAACTACTTTTTATGTTTCTTTATTATATCCAATGCAGCAATATAACCATACGTCATTCCAGGACCAATTGTACTTCCTGCACCCCAATACGCATTTCTTGTAATTGAAGCGATACAGTTTCCAGCACCATATAAACCATCAATAGACTTATCATCAAATCCAATCATTTGAGCATGATTGTTTATTATTGGTCCTCCATTTGTATCTAAAGTACCTGCAGCTAAAACAATTGCATAATAAGGTCCTTCATCACTAAAAGGATACATAGTAATATTTTTTGAATCTTTTGGTGGCCACTCTACATCTGGCACGGTTGGAGAAAAAGTTGTATACTCACAATCATAATCAAAGCTGCCACGATGAAACTTTTCATCCACTCCATTTTTAGCATACTCATTAAACTCAATTATTGTTTTACAAAGTCCATCTTCAAAATCATTTGATAATGAATAATTTTCTACTTCATCTTTAATACTATCAACATACTTTCTTATTTCTTTAGTTAACTCTTTAAAAGTTTTTCCTTTTAAAATATAAGATGAATCTTCAATATTATTCATTGGTATTGGCGGAAATCCACGCCAAAGATTTGCTACTCTACTATCAAAAATTAAATACATTAATCTATTTGGCCATTCAGCATTGTTTTCATCCCAAACAAAATGTTTCATTGTTCTATCATTATAGTTGCGTTTTTCATTCATAAGTCGCTCTCCATACTTGTTAACAAGCAAAATACTATCTCCTATAAGATAAAATAGACTACTTGATGCATCAGGATTCTTTAAATACATATCTAAAATACTTTGTGCTTTAAATGCATTATTCATATTCCCTAATTTAATACGATGTT
It encodes the following:
- a CDS encoding O-antigen ligase (product_source=COG3307; cog=COG3307; pfam=PF04932; superfamily=52980,53448; transmembrane_helix_parts=Outside_1_19,TMhelix_20_49,Inside_50_61,TMhelix_62_79,Outside_80_82,TMhelix_83_102,Inside_103_114,TMhelix_115_137,Outside_138_156,TMhelix_157_179,Inside_180_199,TMhelix_200_222,Outside_223_231,TMhelix_232_254,Inside_255_266,TMhelix_267_289,Outside_290_322,TMhelix_323_345,Inside_346_357,TMhelix_358_379,Outside_380_382,TMhelix_383_402,Inside_403_418) encodes the protein MEIFRNFINDFKYNYSTNDRLITILAFSLFFHYIITALVIFIIALYAIIKCDLKNIMKKMMSAWSLLAFSGYLLITSLFYQNWLGALISVGMFFVFVVVIYYRQYIHKKLFESIINIMIVMSLVCVIIAFFEQAYYVITVENLVNFFDISNKPEFRVRTFFFNANYYAMMILFAESFCVYKIIDSKKNRELYTIAALLNIIALYLTGSRIVWLGLFLTWFVMFVVSKKKPAIIATIAFGVTTVAASILKLPLIPRLIEYGISLGRRATIYKAAFIMMKDTWLFGRGPLTYYYLNHNYLDDYIAKYGSADLNKYGIQSQHVHSMFLEPFISFGVVGSITFIIYMFAQFRRIWHLYKSKLNHSLVTLIVGAVVAMLSSNTIDFSIFWVQTGTLFLIILGSSDIYRDKIVEPNKFKRKKNS
- a CDS encoding cation-transporting ATPase E (product_source=KO:K12952; cath_funfam=1.20.1110.10,2.70.150.10,3.40.50.1000; cog=COG0474; ko=KO:K12952; pfam=PF00122,PF00702; superfamily=81665; tigrfam=TIGR01494; transmembrane_helix_parts=Inside_1_43,TMhelix_44_66,Outside_67_69,TMhelix_70_92,Inside_93_213,TMhelix_214_236,Outside_237_250,TMhelix_251_273,Inside_274_585,TMhelix_586_608,Outside_609_612,TMhelix_613_635,Inside_636_654,TMhelix_655_677,Outside_678_681,TMhelix_682_699,Inside_700_710,TMhelix_711_728,Outside_729_732,TMhelix_733_755,Inside_756_775), with protein sequence MNKQDVFKMGLTRQEVIKRVSQNLVNDYDDNYTKSTLNIFKDNIVTPFNIIIAFIGCALALVGAYINMLFIFIIVLNIAVGIIQELIAKSLVEKLSLLNVDKCTVIRDGKELIIDSNKIVVDDLLIIDANHQIICDGIVVAGEAEINEALLSGEYDPIIKKESDQVLSGSYVISGKIYVKVEHVGEENYAIKISKEAKKHKKISSVLMGSMNKILKIITIFILPAGLLLFIRSLYVEPRTLYDAVVSTSASIIGMLPIGVVLLITASLATGVIRLSKMKVLVQELHALESLSRVDLICLDKTGTLTEGVMSVEGLKIINREYDDNKIKNIMQSILGVSKENNATFKAMERYFDKKNDIDVYAITSFSSQRKWSSVSFNENETFYLGAPDVLVNDLKIDEYLKDSKRVILLASAKGVNKDSELLKNIEPIALISLDDPIRKEVKETMEYFKKQDVDIKVISGDNPITVSKIAQDSGIDNYDKYLDLSKISDDDLILNAKNYTIFGRANPNQKKLLIEEFKKTNTVAMTGDGVNDVLALKEADCSIAVAQGSDAAKSVSQLVLIESDFNDLPNVVNEGRRVVNNITKVASVYFVKTIYSALLTVLAILIGSAYPFTPIQVTLINFALVGIPTFAITFESNDEPISGDFISKTLGRAIPNALAIIIMICMIKMLVVMNLINLSSQQTLLYLIVASITLLTVYQISKPLNNFRKFLLSFSIVTFAVSLYTFKDIIDLQIPGVLDIILFIFVLIFGVYLIEPLHKVANYLIKKINKFLNK